The DNA sequence GCGAGATCAGCGAGGTCGAGCTGCGCGCGGCGGACGAGATCATGCTCACGTCGGCCACGAAGGAAATCCTGCCCGTCACGTCGCTCGACGACCTGCCGGTCCACGGCGGCACGCCTGGGCCGGTATTCGCGGCGTTGTACGACGCGTACCAGCGCGCGAAGGCGCGCGAGTTTGAACAGTTTGACCTAACCCGGAGAAAGTGATGAGCGAACCGACCAAAACCATCGAGGTAACCGGCGCGATCGATGCGCGGAAGGAGTCGCTGCTCGAGTTTCCGTGCGATTTCCCGATCAAGATCATGGGCAAGGCGCACCCGGAGTTCAAGGACACGATCTTCAAGGTCGTGTCCGTGCATGACAACGAGATCGACGTCGAGAAGATCGAGGAGCGCGCATCGAGCGGCGGCAACTACACGGGCCTGACGATCACCGTGCGCGCCACGAGCCAGGCGCAGCTCGACGACATCTACCGTGCGCTGACCGGCCATCCGATGGTCAAGGTCGTGCTGTGACGATGCGCGTGCGCATTCTCGTTCGCGCGCCCTAAGCGCTGCCCGTCCTTTCCTGCGCGCGCGCGGCGGGGAGCGCACTCGCCGCGTGCCGCGCGTCCAGTTCGTCGCAGCGCCGCCGGTATTCGGCGACTTCCTGCAGCAGCCACGCCCTGAACGCCTGCACGCGCGGCGTGGCGATCAGCGGCGGCGGACACACGAAAAAGTAGTGCCACGGGCTCGGCCCGGCGATGTCGAACAGCCGCACCAGCCGCCCGGCGAGCAGATCGTCCACCGCGAGCGAACGGCGCACCAGCGCGATGCCCTGGCCCTCGATCGCGGCCAGCAGCAGGTTCGACGAATCCTGATACAGAATTCCCCGCTTCGGCTCGGTCAGCGTATCGAGCCCGGCCGCGTTGAACCACGGCCGCCACAGCTCGTCGTCCGAGCGCAGCAGCCGGTAGTGCGCGAGATCGGCGGGCGTCTGCGGCAGCTTGCCGCCGTTCAGCGTCGGCGAGCATGCGGGAAAAAACACCTCTTCGAACAGCGGCTCGACATGCAACCCCGGATAGTTGCCGGAGCCGAAGCGGATCGCGAGATCGACGTCGTCGCGCGCGAAATCGGTCAGCGAGTTGGTCGACTGCAGCTCGACGTCGATTTCCGGATGCCGCTCGATGAACGTGCCGATGCGCGGCGTGATGAAGCGCGCGGCGAACGACGACAGCATCGACACCACCAGCCGCCGTCCGCGGTCGCTCGCGCGCACGTCGCGGGTCGCGTCGGCGATCACCATCAGCGCGGCGCGCACCTGCTGCGCATAGCGCATCCCGGCGTCGGTCAGGCACAGCCGCTTGCCGTTGCGCGTGAACAACTGCACGCCGAGCTCGTCCTCGAGCGCGCGCACCTGGTGGCTGACCGCGCCGTGCGTGACGTACAGCTCGTCGGCGGCGCGGGAGAAATTCTCGTGACGGGCGGCGGCTTCGAACGCGCGGATCGCGTTCAGCGCGGGCAGCTGGCGGAGGTCCATTTGCTAATTTTCCTCACATCGACGTGAAAATTGGTCGTTTGGTCGGGCGCCCCTGGATGACTACGATTGTAGCCATCGAAGCATTTATTGGCGGAGACGATCATGCAAGAAATTTCCTCAAGCATCACGTTCGAAATCCCCGCGGGCGAAACCGTGCCGATGAAGGTGCAACGCAGCACGCGCCTGACGGTGCAGCGCGGGCCGTTGTGGGCGACGCGCAGCAACGACGTCGAAGACTACTTCCTGGTGGACGGCGAGACGCTGCGGCTGCGCCGCGGCGAGC is a window from the Burkholderia vietnamiensis LMG 10929 genome containing:
- a CDS encoding YbeD family protein: MSEPTKTIEVTGAIDARKESLLEFPCDFPIKIMGKAHPEFKDTIFKVVSVHDNEIDVEKIEERASSGGNYTGLTITVRATSQAQLDDIYRALTGHPMVKVVL
- a CDS encoding transcriptional regulator GcvA encodes the protein MDLRQLPALNAIRAFEAAARHENFSRAADELYVTHGAVSHQVRALEDELGVQLFTRNGKRLCLTDAGMRYAQQVRAALMVIADATRDVRASDRGRRLVVSMLSSFAARFITPRIGTFIERHPEIDVELQSTNSLTDFARDDVDLAIRFGSGNYPGLHVEPLFEEVFFPACSPTLNGGKLPQTPADLAHYRLLRSDDELWRPWFNAAGLDTLTEPKRGILYQDSSNLLLAAIEGQGIALVRRSLAVDDLLAGRLVRLFDIAGPSPWHYFFVCPPPLIATPRVQAFRAWLLQEVAEYRRRCDELDARHAASALPAARAQERTGSA
- a CDS encoding DUF2917 domain-containing protein, which gives rise to MQEISSSITFEIPAGETVPMKVQRSTRLTVQRGPLWATRSNDVEDYFLVDGETLRLRRGERLWLSAESAQGAYVAFSVSRPAAEVARGALARLRERVSALLHDGWRTV